From Herbiconiux flava, one genomic window encodes:
- a CDS encoding aldose epimerase, which yields MTTRTAPQVGGLLRLNGMHAGRRIDALVSRRAAALRLLAVDGLHLVEPTAATEPAPGAAGAILAPWPNRVEGARWTHEGVERRLPVGDPENGHANHGLLLERDWDVVELSDDAVTLRTALEPSQGYPFRLELTTRYALDGGPEGVGVSVQHEAVNRSAEASPFALGAHPYLCVDDRPGDDLTLTIDAERALVLDEGWIPRGEREVAGTRWDLRSGRRLTEIDPHSGYTALRSRGGQVVHRLEAPDGARVELWADAVFEWVQVYRAADLTTDRGTRSALAVEPMSAPPNALRTGRGLHWIGPGEGWNAGWGIRLGRETSSRASVTTIEERP from the coding sequence ATGACCACCCGGACGGCCCCGCAGGTCGGCGGTCTGCTGCGCCTGAACGGGATGCACGCCGGGAGGCGGATCGACGCCCTCGTCTCCCGTCGCGCCGCCGCATTGCGTCTGCTCGCGGTCGACGGCCTGCATCTCGTCGAGCCGACCGCGGCGACGGAGCCGGCTCCCGGCGCGGCCGGGGCCATCCTCGCCCCCTGGCCCAACCGCGTCGAGGGTGCGCGCTGGACGCACGAGGGCGTCGAACGGCGACTCCCCGTCGGCGACCCCGAGAACGGGCACGCCAACCACGGGCTCCTGCTCGAGCGGGACTGGGACGTCGTCGAGCTCTCGGACGATGCCGTCACGCTGCGCACGGCCCTCGAACCGAGTCAGGGATATCCGTTCCGGCTGGAACTCACGACCCGGTACGCCCTCGACGGCGGTCCCGAGGGCGTGGGTGTCTCCGTGCAGCACGAGGCTGTCAACCGCTCGGCGGAGGCGTCGCCGTTCGCGCTGGGCGCGCATCCGTATCTCTGCGTCGACGACCGGCCGGGAGACGACCTGACCCTCACGATCGACGCCGAGCGCGCGCTGGTGCTCGACGAGGGGTGGATCCCGCGGGGCGAGCGCGAGGTCGCCGGCACCCGGTGGGACCTGCGGAGCGGCCGCCGGCTCACCGAGATCGACCCGCACTCGGGCTACACGGCGCTCCGGAGCCGCGGCGGACAGGTGGTGCACCGGCTCGAAGCGCCGGACGGTGCCAGGGTGGAGCTCTGGGCCGACGCGGTGTTCGAGTGGGTGCAGGTGTACCGGGCGGCGGATCTCACGACCGACCGCGGGACGCGGAGCGCTCTGGCCGTCGAGCCCATGTCCGCGCCGCCGAACGCCCTGCGCACCGGCCGCGGGCTGCACTGGATCGGGCCCGGGGAGGGCTGGAACGCCGGGTGGGGCATCCGCCTCGGCCGGGAGACGTCGTCGCGAGCATCCGTCACCACCATCGAGGAGAGACCATGA
- a CDS encoding helix-turn-helix domain-containing protein, whose product MTTRSSVLAEYLRARRSQLDPASFGFVDHDRRVPGLRREELASLAGISRDYYIRLEQGQNHQVSHQVLNSLAEALCLDPLERSYFYRIARPGFSPTPPRREPTPVSETVLSLLNTWSDVPAFVEDSNLDVVAINEMADVLIPSVELFDGNLALAAFAKVDEERIHDIAHRAVAALRFHGDPGNPRFQEVVGELSTTSAAFRRLWAQHDARPMSQGTILLVAGDGELVEFPWQVLEVPGGFFMTVWPVARGTRAFEVLASLRENALTGRGVRGPLRGWPAR is encoded by the coding sequence ATGACTACCCGATCCTCGGTCCTCGCGGAGTACCTGCGTGCCCGCCGATCGCAGCTGGACCCCGCGTCGTTCGGCTTCGTCGACCACGACCGGCGCGTGCCGGGTCTGCGGCGGGAGGAGCTGGCGAGCCTCGCCGGCATCAGCCGCGACTACTACATCCGCCTCGAGCAGGGCCAGAACCACCAGGTGTCCCACCAGGTCCTGAACAGCCTGGCCGAGGCGCTCTGCCTCGATCCCCTCGAGCGGAGCTACTTCTACCGGATCGCCCGGCCGGGCTTCTCGCCGACGCCGCCGCGCCGGGAGCCGACGCCGGTGAGCGAGACGGTGCTGTCGCTGCTGAACACCTGGTCCGACGTTCCGGCGTTCGTCGAGGACAGCAATCTCGACGTCGTCGCGATCAACGAGATGGCCGACGTCCTGATCCCGAGCGTCGAGCTGTTCGACGGCAATCTCGCCCTGGCAGCGTTCGCGAAGGTGGACGAGGAGCGCATCCACGACATCGCCCACCGGGCGGTGGCGGCGTTGAGGTTCCACGGCGACCCCGGCAATCCGCGGTTCCAGGAGGTCGTCGGCGAGCTGTCGACGACCAGCGCGGCGTTCCGGCGGCTGTGGGCCCAGCACGACGCGCGGCCGATGTCCCAGGGGACGATCCTCCTCGTGGCCGGCGACGGCGAGCTGGTCGAGTTCCCGTGGCAGGTGCTGGAGGTGCCGGGCGGGTTCTTCATGACGGTCTGGCCGGTGGCACGGGGCACACGCGCCTTCGAGGTGCTCGCGTCTCTCCGGGAGAACGCCCTCACCGGGCGCGGGGTCCGCGGGCCGCTCCGGGGCTGGCCGGCCCGCTAG
- the nadC gene encoding carboxylating nicotinate-nucleotide diphosphorylase yields MLTTQIIDDVVARALAEDAPWGDLTSELLIPEEAWASARLEAREPGVFSGGAVWEATMRLVDPRIRSTLLVEDGERFEPGAVLATVEGPARGILRAERVGLNLVQRMSAIATETSRYVAAVAGTGARIVDTRKTTPGLRALERAAVRAGGGHNHRFSLSDAVLAKDNHLAVLAQQHGGDVTAAIRAVRAQISHTTHLEVEVDRLDQIEPVLAGGVDTILLDNFTLDELRAGVALVAGRALVDASGGVTLDTVGAIARTGVDLISVGALTHSVRALDLGLDIGLPDARSAAPAAAPALATEGTSSPAAPPAARP; encoded by the coding sequence ATGCTCACCACCCAGATCATCGACGACGTCGTCGCCCGCGCTCTCGCCGAGGACGCGCCCTGGGGCGACCTCACCTCCGAGCTGCTCATTCCCGAGGAGGCATGGGCGTCGGCGCGCCTCGAGGCCCGGGAGCCCGGGGTGTTCAGCGGAGGCGCCGTGTGGGAGGCGACGATGCGACTGGTCGACCCGCGCATCCGTTCGACCCTGCTCGTCGAGGACGGGGAGCGCTTCGAGCCGGGAGCCGTGCTGGCGACGGTCGAGGGGCCGGCCCGCGGCATCCTGCGGGCCGAGCGTGTGGGGCTCAACCTCGTGCAGCGGATGAGTGCCATCGCCACCGAGACCTCCCGCTACGTCGCCGCGGTCGCCGGAACCGGCGCGCGCATCGTCGACACGCGCAAGACCACGCCGGGCCTGCGAGCCCTGGAGCGCGCGGCGGTGCGGGCGGGCGGCGGCCACAACCACCGCTTCTCGCTGTCCGACGCCGTGCTCGCCAAGGACAACCACCTCGCCGTGCTGGCGCAGCAGCACGGGGGCGACGTGACGGCGGCGATCCGGGCGGTGCGGGCCCAGATCTCGCACACCACCCACCTCGAGGTCGAGGTCGACCGGCTCGACCAGATCGAGCCGGTGCTCGCGGGAGGGGTCGACACGATCCTGCTCGACAACTTCACGCTCGACGAGCTGCGCGCGGGGGTCGCCCTCGTGGCCGGCCGGGCCCTCGTCGACGCGAGCGGTGGCGTCACCCTCGACACCGTCGGCGCGATCGCCCGCACCGGCGTCGACCTCATCTCGGTCGGCGCGCTAACGCACTCGGTGCGGGCGCTCGACCTCGGCCTCGACATCGGGCTGCCGGATGCGCGCTCTGCCGCCCCGGCGGCCGCCCCCGCCTTGGCCACCGAGGGCACTTCCTCCCCGGCCGCCCCACCCGCGGCGCGTCCGTGA
- the nadB gene encoding L-aspartate oxidase, which produces MTTAIASAQSSRRPRVIVVGSGIAGLVAALGLVDVADVVVVTKGAVDDGSTRYAQGGIAAAVMPGDSVSSHVADTLAAGAGLCDPEAVRVLCTEGPARIRDLIEWGVAFDRAGGNAGGGTEGAFDAGLEGAHSRRRILHAGGDATGLAVETALVRAVRASAARVLEHTMLVDLLLAGGGADADAGSDAGSGAGAGPVVGVRVLRAGRFEELHADAVVLATGGAGQLYPFTTNPAVATGDGAAAALRAGARLADLEFVQFHPTALAVPGSPLVSEAVRGDGAVLRNVHGSRFLVHAHPLAELAPRDVVARAIATEMLATGAPVLLDATGVDDLEARFPTVTAACRAAGFDWTREPVPVAPAAHYWMGGVATDLDGRTSLPGLFAVGEVACTGVHGANRLASNSLLEGLVFAHRAAAALRSELHAPNGMSTPSGPSMVPDARPTTGSHEPTRAELQGLMWRHAGLLRTADGLLEAQRTLGSWSIDTSRTTDVERLETGNLLQLARVVVSAAIAREESRGAHARADFPLISPDSAARPRTSTDAVVRPRTREEVSA; this is translated from the coding sequence ATGACCACGGCCATCGCCTCGGCGCAGTCCTCCCGCCGGCCGCGGGTGATCGTGGTGGGCAGCGGCATCGCCGGGCTCGTCGCGGCGCTCGGACTCGTGGACGTCGCCGACGTCGTGGTCGTCACGAAGGGCGCCGTCGACGACGGCAGCACGCGGTACGCCCAGGGCGGGATCGCGGCGGCGGTGATGCCCGGCGACTCGGTCTCGTCGCACGTCGCCGACACCCTCGCGGCCGGCGCCGGGCTGTGCGACCCCGAGGCGGTGCGGGTGCTCTGCACGGAGGGGCCCGCCCGCATCCGTGACCTGATCGAGTGGGGCGTCGCCTTCGACCGTGCGGGTGGGAACGCGGGCGGCGGCACCGAGGGGGCTTTCGACGCGGGGCTCGAAGGGGCGCACTCGCGGCGGCGCATCCTGCACGCCGGCGGCGACGCGACGGGGCTGGCGGTGGAGACGGCTCTCGTGCGGGCGGTGCGGGCGTCGGCGGCGCGGGTGCTCGAGCACACGATGCTCGTCGATCTGCTGCTCGCCGGCGGCGGCGCCGATGCCGATGCCGGATCCGACGCCGGATCCGGCGCCGGGGCCGGGCCCGTGGTCGGTGTGCGGGTGCTGCGCGCCGGCCGCTTCGAGGAGCTGCACGCCGACGCCGTCGTGCTCGCCACGGGCGGTGCCGGGCAGCTGTACCCGTTCACCACGAACCCGGCGGTCGCGACCGGTGACGGCGCGGCGGCCGCGCTGCGGGCCGGGGCGCGTCTCGCCGACCTGGAGTTCGTGCAGTTCCACCCGACGGCGCTCGCCGTGCCGGGTTCACCCCTGGTGTCGGAGGCCGTGCGTGGTGACGGCGCGGTGCTGCGCAACGTCCACGGGTCGCGATTCCTGGTGCACGCGCATCCGCTCGCCGAGCTCGCCCCGCGGGACGTCGTGGCCCGGGCCATCGCGACCGAGATGCTCGCCACGGGCGCCCCGGTGCTGCTCGACGCGACCGGGGTCGACGACCTGGAGGCGCGCTTCCCGACCGTGACGGCGGCCTGCCGTGCCGCCGGCTTCGACTGGACCCGGGAGCCCGTGCCGGTCGCGCCCGCCGCCCACTACTGGATGGGCGGCGTCGCCACCGACCTCGACGGCCGCACCTCCCTCCCCGGGCTCTTCGCGGTCGGGGAGGTCGCGTGCACCGGCGTGCACGGCGCGAACCGCCTCGCCTCGAACTCCCTGCTCGAGGGTCTCGTCTTCGCCCACCGGGCGGCAGCCGCCCTGCGTTCGGAGCTGCATGCCCCGAACGGCATGAGCACTCCCAGCGGGCCGTCGATGGTGCCGGATGCTCGTCCCACCACGGGCTCGCATGAACCGACGCGTGCCGAGCTCCAGGGCCTGATGTGGAGGCACGCGGGCCTCCTCCGAACGGCGGACGGGCTGCTCGAGGCGCAGCGCACGCTCGGTTCGTGGAGCATCGACACGTCCCGCACCACCGACGTGGAGCGGCTCGAGACCGGCAATCTGCTGCAGCTAGCCCGGGTGGTGGTGAGCGCCGCGATCGCCCGCGAGGAGTCCCGCGGGGCGCACGCGCGAGCCGACTTCCCACTGATCTCGCCCGATTCCGCGGCCCGACCCCGCACGTCGACCGACGCCGTCGTCCGACCCCGAACCAGAGAAGAGGTCAGCGCCTGA
- a CDS encoding NADPH-dependent F420 reductase, producing the protein MTVIAVVGTGRVGLGFAEAAVAAGHRVVLANSRGPETLAEAVDSLGGSAEADTVEGAAARADLVLLAVPLHSYGSLPASALEGRIVMDAGNYYTDWSGHIQLPIAGDDEAAKKAVAELIESIGFDAVDAGALREGWRFQRGTPAYVVPLGTAELVDALQRARRYRDMAIDDLTTERTHRLPGSGAQRPD; encoded by the coding sequence ATGACGGTCATCGCAGTAGTGGGAACCGGCCGGGTCGGACTGGGATTCGCGGAGGCCGCTGTCGCGGCGGGACACCGCGTCGTGCTGGCGAACTCCCGCGGGCCGGAGACCTTGGCGGAGGCCGTGGACTCGCTCGGTGGCTCCGCCGAGGCGGACACGGTCGAGGGCGCGGCGGCCCGGGCGGACCTGGTGCTGCTGGCGGTGCCGCTGCACAGCTACGGATCCCTCCCCGCCTCGGCCCTCGAGGGACGGATCGTGATGGACGCCGGCAACTACTACACGGACTGGTCGGGTCACATCCAGCTGCCGATCGCCGGAGACGACGAGGCGGCGAAGAAGGCCGTCGCCGAACTGATCGAGAGCATCGGCTTCGACGCCGTCGACGCCGGAGCCCTGCGGGAGGGCTGGCGGTTCCAGCGCGGCACACCCGCCTACGTGGTGCCGCTCGGCACCGCCGAACTCGTCGACGCGCTGCAGCGGGCCCGCCGCTACCGGGACATGGCGATCGACGACCTCACCACCGAACGCACCCACCGCCTGCCCGGCAGTGGCGCCCAGCGGCCCGATTGA
- a CDS encoding aldo/keto reductase — protein sequence MNPVATTPITLGASRLGERPAAGELADALIASPLGNVDTSNMYAEGRSEVLLGEALARAGGLPPGKLIYSKADRDVPSGVFDADRVRRSLEESLTRLGVSHLPLYHLHDPDTITFAEAMAPGGPVEALLALRDEGVIGAVGIAAGTIGQVHEYVATGVFDAVLSHNRLTLVDRSAEPTFRLARELGMTVFNAAPFGGGALANGSTADYGYRPMPQEFAAHLAAVRALATEWGVDLAAAALRFSLRSPLVTTTVVGVPTPERLADLPRLLDSAVPDGFFAAVEALGPPPANGND from the coding sequence ATGAACCCCGTCGCCACCACCCCGATCACCCTCGGAGCCTCGCGGCTCGGCGAGCGCCCGGCCGCCGGAGAGCTCGCCGACGCCCTGATCGCCTCACCGCTCGGCAACGTCGACACGAGCAACATGTACGCGGAGGGCCGCAGCGAGGTGCTGCTCGGTGAGGCGCTGGCGAGGGCCGGAGGGCTCCCGCCGGGGAAGCTGATCTACTCCAAGGCCGACCGCGACGTGCCGTCGGGCGTCTTCGACGCCGACCGGGTGCGCCGCTCGCTGGAGGAGTCGCTGACCCGGCTGGGCGTCTCCCACCTGCCGCTCTACCACCTGCACGACCCCGACACGATCACCTTCGCCGAGGCGATGGCGCCCGGTGGCCCGGTCGAGGCGCTGCTCGCCCTGCGCGACGAGGGCGTGATCGGGGCCGTCGGCATCGCCGCGGGCACGATCGGACAGGTGCACGAGTACGTGGCGACCGGCGTGTTCGACGCCGTGCTGTCGCACAACCGGCTGACCCTCGTGGACCGGTCGGCCGAACCCACCTTCCGCCTCGCCCGCGAGCTCGGGATGACCGTGTTCAACGCGGCTCCCTTCGGTGGCGGCGCCCTCGCGAACGGGTCGACGGCGGACTACGGCTACCGGCCGATGCCCCAAGAGTTCGCGGCGCACCTGGCCGCGGTGCGGGCGCTCGCGACCGAGTGGGGCGTCGACCTCGCCGCAGCCGCTCTGCGCTTCTCGCTGCGGAGCCCGCTGGTCACGACGACCGTCGTGGGCGTGCCGACGCCGGAGCGTCTCGCCGACCTGCCCCGGCTGCTCGACTCCGCCGTGCCCGACGGCTTCTTCGCGGCGGTCGAGGCGCTGGGCCCGCCCCCGGCCAACGGCAACGACTGA
- a CDS encoding helix-turn-helix domain-containing protein, whose translation MSAELLALGEFLRARRNVTQPEDAGLVREPRRRVPGLRRDEVARLAGISEQYYLRLEQGRNIRPSDQVLNTLARALRLDADARQYMFRVASGDLPNPEPPAAESAERIARVLRQWTHTPAYVSDSNRDIVASNPLATNFGHGGLATGSNVVVDLFNERMKRTLVEWEPMVRSSVAGLRRDANPFSPRLTELVEQLSAADEDFVRLWARYDVSGPEDAHIHMVVENVGTMEIDVQNFAVRSMPGYLLTVLSAPPQSLTAAVFASMAAALDPSVR comes from the coding sequence TTGTCAGCGGAACTTCTCGCGCTGGGAGAGTTCCTCCGCGCACGTCGCAACGTCACCCAGCCCGAGGACGCCGGGCTCGTCCGGGAGCCGAGACGGCGAGTTCCCGGCCTCCGCCGCGACGAGGTCGCGCGTCTCGCCGGCATCAGCGAGCAGTACTACCTGCGGCTCGAGCAGGGGCGGAACATCCGGCCCTCCGACCAGGTGCTCAACACGCTGGCCCGCGCGCTGCGACTGGACGCGGATGCCCGGCAGTACATGTTCCGGGTCGCCAGCGGTGACCTGCCGAACCCCGAGCCCCCCGCCGCCGAGTCCGCGGAGCGCATCGCGCGCGTGCTGAGGCAGTGGACCCACACTCCCGCCTACGTCTCCGACAGCAATCGCGACATCGTCGCCTCCAACCCCCTGGCGACCAACTTCGGCCACGGCGGCCTCGCGACCGGGTCGAACGTCGTGGTCGACCTGTTCAACGAGCGGATGAAGCGCACCCTCGTCGAGTGGGAGCCGATGGTCAGGTCCTCCGTCGCCGGGCTGCGCCGGGACGCGAATCCGTTCTCGCCGCGCCTGACCGAGCTCGTCGAGCAGCTCTCCGCCGCCGACGAGGACTTCGTGCGGCTCTGGGCGCGGTACGACGTCTCGGGCCCCGAGGACGCGCACATCCACATGGTCGTCGAGAACGTGGGGACGATGGAGATCGACGTGCAGAACTTCGCGGTGCGCAGCATGCCCGGCTACCTCCTCACCGTCCTCTCGGCGCCGCCGCAGAGCCTCACGGCGGCGGTCTTCGCGAGCATGGCGGCCGCCCTCGACCCGTCGGTGCGCTAG
- the nadA gene encoding quinolinate synthase NadA → MTARLLSVDDEIQLIAAGTAAAPGSTASTCAPELAEGPWVFDLQSPTYGPGASMADPLPAEAPRQGVLPEEYTAASKSELDTRIRRAKETLGDSVVVLGHFYQRDEVVQYADFVGDSFQLANAAKTRPDARAIVFCGVHFMAETADILAQPSQAVILPNLAAGCSMADMADIDSVEEAWAQLASVYGSEPDAEGRVPIIPVTYMNSSADLKGFCGRNGGIVCTSSNAATVLEWAFERGQRVLFFPDQHLGRNTAKAMGVPVERMPLWNPRKPLGGSTADELTDARVILWNGFCSVHKRFTVAQIERARAAHPDVRVIVHPECPMPVVDAADGAGSTDYIVKAIAAAPAGSTFAIGTEINLVQRLANQYPQHTIFCLDDVICPCSTMYRIHPGYLAWVLESLVDGVVLNQISVPASVAEPARVALERMLAARP, encoded by the coding sequence ATGACCGCACGCCTCCTGTCCGTCGACGACGAGATCCAGCTGATCGCGGCGGGGACGGCCGCCGCGCCGGGCTCGACCGCGAGCACGTGCGCCCCTGAGCTCGCCGAGGGCCCCTGGGTCTTCGACCTGCAGAGCCCCACCTACGGCCCGGGCGCCTCGATGGCCGACCCGCTCCCCGCCGAGGCGCCCCGGCAGGGCGTGCTCCCCGAGGAGTACACGGCGGCCTCGAAGAGCGAGCTCGACACGCGCATCCGTCGTGCCAAGGAGACTCTCGGCGACAGCGTGGTCGTGCTCGGCCACTTCTACCAGCGCGACGAGGTGGTGCAGTACGCCGACTTCGTGGGCGACTCGTTCCAGCTGGCCAACGCCGCGAAGACGAGGCCGGATGCCCGCGCCATCGTCTTCTGCGGCGTGCACTTCATGGCCGAGACCGCCGACATCCTGGCGCAGCCGTCGCAGGCGGTCATCCTGCCCAACCTCGCGGCGGGCTGCTCGATGGCCGACATGGCCGACATCGACTCGGTCGAGGAGGCCTGGGCGCAGCTGGCGTCCGTCTACGGATCCGAGCCCGACGCCGAGGGGCGGGTGCCGATCATCCCGGTCACCTACATGAACTCCTCGGCCGACCTGAAGGGCTTCTGCGGCCGCAACGGCGGCATCGTCTGCACCTCGTCGAACGCCGCGACGGTGCTCGAGTGGGCCTTCGAGCGCGGGCAGCGGGTGCTGTTCTTCCCCGACCAGCACCTCGGCCGCAACACCGCGAAGGCGATGGGCGTGCCCGTCGAGCGGATGCCGCTGTGGAACCCCCGCAAGCCCCTCGGCGGCTCGACCGCCGACGAGCTGACGGACGCCCGGGTCATCCTCTGGAACGGGTTCTGCTCGGTGCACAAGCGCTTCACCGTCGCCCAGATCGAGCGCGCGCGGGCGGCACACCCCGACGTGCGGGTGATCGTGCACCCCGAGTGCCCGATGCCCGTGGTCGACGCGGCCGACGGCGCCGGATCGACCGACTACATCGTCAAGGCCATCGCCGCCGCCCCCGCCGGCTCGACCTTCGCCATCGGCACCGAGATCAACCTCGTGCAGCGCCTCGCGAACCAGTACCCGCAGCACACGATCTTCTGCCTCGACGACGTGATCTGCCCGTGCTCGACGATGTACCGCATCCACCCGGGCTACCTCGCGTGGGTGCTCGAGTCGCTGGTCGACGGGGTGGTGCTGAACCAGATCTCGGTGCCGGCGTCGGTCGCCGAGCCGGCGCGGGTGGCACTCGAGCGGATGCTCGCGGCCCGGCCATGA
- a CDS encoding cysteine desulfurase family protein, whose amino-acid sequence MIHLDAAATTPVRREVLEAMWPHLTGEFGNPSSHHALGDAAARALAGARRTVAEWFGCRPAEVVFTSGGTEGANLAVKGLALGSPRGRHAVLSAVEHPAVVESVDHLRRLHGFDVTVVPVDGTGLVDPAAFADALRADTTLATVMLANNEIGTVQPVAELAAVAHERGVPFHTDAVQAAGWLDLRLDVLGADAVSISGHKLGAPKGIGAVAVRGRHPLEPVLHGGGQERGRRSGTENVAFAVGLARAVELAEPARTDAAARTTALRDDFIVEVLRRVDGAVLTGHPDARLPSVASFCFPGTSGEAVLLGLEERGVIVSSGSACAAGSDDPSPVLLALGLDPAVAQTAVRFTFTPATTAPDLAAAATALEATLASLATLR is encoded by the coding sequence GTGATCCACCTCGACGCGGCCGCGACCACGCCCGTACGCCGCGAGGTGCTCGAGGCCATGTGGCCGCACCTGACCGGCGAGTTCGGCAACCCCTCCAGCCACCACGCGTTGGGTGATGCCGCCGCGCGTGCCCTCGCCGGGGCGCGGCGGACGGTTGCCGAGTGGTTCGGCTGCCGTCCGGCGGAGGTCGTCTTCACCTCGGGCGGCACCGAGGGCGCCAACCTCGCGGTGAAGGGCCTGGCGCTCGGCAGTCCCCGGGGTCGGCACGCCGTGCTGAGCGCGGTCGAGCATCCGGCGGTCGTCGAATCGGTCGACCACCTGCGGCGCCTGCACGGCTTCGACGTCACGGTCGTGCCCGTCGACGGCACCGGCCTCGTCGACCCCGCCGCGTTCGCGGACGCCCTGCGCGCCGACACCACCCTCGCCACGGTGATGCTCGCGAACAACGAGATCGGCACGGTGCAGCCCGTGGCCGAGCTGGCCGCGGTCGCCCACGAGCGCGGTGTGCCGTTCCACACGGATGCGGTGCAGGCAGCAGGCTGGCTCGACCTCCGCCTCGACGTGCTCGGCGCCGACGCCGTGAGCATCTCGGGCCACAAGCTCGGCGCGCCCAAGGGCATCGGGGCGGTGGCGGTGCGCGGCCGCCATCCGCTCGAGCCCGTGCTGCACGGCGGGGGACAGGAGCGCGGCCGCCGCTCCGGCACCGAGAACGTGGCCTTCGCGGTCGGCCTCGCCCGCGCGGTCGAGCTCGCCGAGCCGGCCCGGACCGACGCGGCCGCCCGCACCACCGCGTTGCGCGACGACTTCATCGTCGAGGTGCTGCGGCGCGTCGACGGGGCGGTGCTGACCGGGCATCCGGATGCCCGCCTGCCCTCGGTGGCGTCGTTCTGCTTCCCGGGCACCAGTGGCGAGGCGGTGCTGCTCGGCCTCGAGGAGCGCGGCGTGATCGTCTCGAGCGGCTCGGCCTGCGCGGCCGGCAGCGACGACCCGTCGCCCGTGCTGCTCGCCCTCGGCCTCGACCCGGCCGTCGCCCAGACCGCCGTGCGCTTCACCTTCACCCCGGCCACCACGGCGCCCGACCTCGCGGCGGCGGCCACCGCCCTCGAGGCGACCCTCGCCTCCCTCGCGACCCTCCGCTGA
- the pdxY gene encoding pyridoxal kinase PdxY codes for MKILSIQSAVAYGHVGNSAAVFPLQRIGVEVLPVYTVNFSNHTGYGAWRGPLISPEDVHDVILGIEERGVLPEIDVVLSGYQGGVGIGDVIVDAVQRVKAANPSAVYACDPVMGNAKSGCFVAPEIPELLRDRVVPVADIITPNQFELGYLTGTEPGSLESTLASADLARAMGPSTVLVTSVERPDRAPDTIEMLVVDDAGAWIVQTPLLPFKANGSGDVTAALFTAHYRETGSAATALERTVSSVFDLIEATHRSGRRELQLIEAQESYAHPRLQFTAEQVR; via the coding sequence GTGAAGATCCTCTCGATTCAGTCGGCCGTGGCCTACGGGCACGTCGGCAACTCCGCGGCCGTGTTCCCCCTGCAGCGCATCGGGGTGGAGGTGCTGCCCGTGTACACGGTGAACTTCTCCAACCACACCGGGTACGGCGCCTGGCGCGGGCCGCTGATCTCGCCCGAGGACGTGCACGACGTCATCCTCGGCATCGAGGAGCGCGGCGTTCTGCCCGAGATCGACGTGGTGCTCTCGGGCTACCAGGGTGGCGTCGGCATCGGCGACGTCATCGTCGACGCGGTGCAGCGCGTGAAGGCCGCGAACCCGTCGGCGGTCTACGCCTGCGACCCCGTGATGGGCAACGCGAAGTCGGGCTGCTTCGTGGCCCCCGAGATCCCCGAGCTGCTGCGCGACCGGGTCGTGCCCGTCGCCGACATCATCACCCCGAACCAGTTCGAGCTCGGCTACCTCACCGGCACCGAGCCCGGCTCGCTCGAGTCGACCCTCGCCTCGGCCGACCTCGCCCGCGCGATGGGCCCCTCGACGGTGCTCGTCACGAGCGTCGAGCGCCCCGACCGTGCCCCCGACACGATCGAGATGCTCGTGGTCGACGACGCCGGCGCCTGGATCGTGCAGACGCCCCTGCTCCCGTTCAAGGCCAACGGCTCGGGCGACGTCACGGCGGCCCTGTTCACCGCCCACTACCGCGAGACCGGATCGGCCGCGACGGCGCTCGAGCGCACGGTGTCGAGCGTCTTCGATCTGATCGAGGCCACCCACCGTTCAGGGCGGCGCGAGTTGCAGCTGATCGAGGCGCAGGAGTCGTACGCGCATCCGCGTCTGCAGTTCACGGCAGAACAGGTGCGCTGA